A portion of the Bacteroides faecium genome contains these proteins:
- a CDS encoding beta-galactosidase, producing MNKRKLCQALLGLLMPLLFLACSPKERIKLDGGTFNIDGKDVQLICGEMHYARIPHEYWRDRLKRARAMGLNTISVYVFWNFHESQPGEFDFSGQADVAEFVRLAQEEDLYVILRPGPYACAEWDFGGYPSWLLKEKDMVYRSKDARFLEYCERYIKALGKQLAPLTINNGGNILMVQVENEYGSYAADKEYLAALRDMIKDAGFNVPLFTCDGGGQVEAGHIDGALPTLNGVFSEDIFKIIDKYHPGGPYFVAEFYPAWFDVWGQHHSTVDYKRPAEQLDWMLGRGVSISMYMFHGGTNFWYMNGANTAGGYRPQPTSYDYDAPLGEWGNSYPKYHVFREIIQKYLPEGTVLPEVPADNPTTTFAAIELKESAPLKSAFHQTTQSENVLSMEDLGVDFGYIHYQTSINKAGKQKLIIQDLRDYAVVLVNGKQVASLDRRYNQNNVMLDIPQAPAVLEILVENTGRVNYGPDIQFNRKGITNQVLWGDEKLTGWSITPLPLYKEKVSELNFGESVHGVPAFHKGVFSLQKKGDCFVDMSQWGKGAVWVNGKSLGRFWNIGPQQTLYVPAPWLKEGENEIIVFEMEDTGNRTLQGLDRPILDSLGVDKNYQQGQRRIVQGTPILEKGDIALKATVQESNDWQQFEFPVATTLRHFCIETLSSYTDDNQACISEVELLDDKGQAIDKTKWEVVYVSSELSDKNLGVGENLYDGDVSSFWHTDWAAASAHPHQIIIDMKEIYKVSALRMKVREGSFLSGKVKDIQLYTRPQFFLFRQ from the coding sequence ATGAATAAACGAAAACTTTGTCAGGCATTACTCGGTTTGCTAATGCCACTCCTGTTTCTGGCGTGTTCTCCCAAAGAACGTATCAAGCTGGACGGTGGAACTTTCAACATTGACGGGAAAGACGTACAATTAATTTGTGGCGAAATGCACTATGCCCGTATCCCTCACGAATATTGGCGCGACCGCCTGAAAAGAGCCCGTGCGATGGGACTGAACACCATATCGGTCTATGTCTTCTGGAATTTCCATGAGAGCCAACCCGGTGAGTTCGATTTTAGCGGACAGGCGGATGTAGCCGAATTTGTGCGTCTCGCGCAGGAAGAGGATTTGTATGTGATACTTCGTCCGGGACCTTATGCCTGTGCGGAGTGGGACTTCGGCGGTTATCCTTCCTGGCTCCTGAAGGAAAAGGATATGGTTTATCGTAGCAAGGACGCCCGCTTCCTCGAATATTGCGAACGGTACATCAAGGCGCTTGGCAAACAACTGGCTCCGCTGACTATCAACAATGGCGGTAACATCTTGATGGTGCAGGTAGAAAATGAATACGGCTCTTATGCGGCGGATAAAGAATACCTGGCTGCTCTTCGGGATATGATAAAGGATGCAGGATTCAATGTCCCGCTGTTTACTTGCGATGGTGGCGGTCAGGTTGAGGCCGGACATATCGACGGAGCGTTGCCGACATTGAACGGTGTATTCAGCGAAGATATTTTTAAGATTATAGATAAATACCATCCGGGCGGCCCGTATTTCGTGGCAGAATTCTATCCGGCTTGGTTTGATGTATGGGGACAGCATCATTCGACGGTCGATTATAAGCGTCCGGCGGAACAACTGGACTGGATGTTGGGACGTGGCGTATCCATCAGCATGTATATGTTTCATGGCGGAACCAACTTCTGGTATATGAATGGAGCCAACACAGCCGGCGGATACCGTCCGCAACCCACCAGTTACGACTATGACGCGCCTTTGGGCGAATGGGGAAACAGTTATCCCAAATATCATGTTTTCAGGGAAATCATCCAGAAATATCTGCCTGAAGGAACTGTATTGCCGGAAGTGCCTGCCGATAATCCTACAACGACATTTGCCGCGATTGAACTGAAAGAAAGTGCTCCCCTGAAATCTGCTTTCCACCAGACTACCCAATCAGAAAATGTACTTTCAATGGAAGACCTGGGCGTTGATTTTGGATATATACATTATCAGACTTCCATCAACAAGGCGGGAAAGCAAAAGCTAATCATACAGGACTTGCGCGACTATGCTGTGGTTCTGGTGAATGGGAAACAGGTGGCAAGCCTGGATCGCCGTTACAATCAGAATAATGTAATGTTGGATATTCCCCAGGCGCCTGCTGTCTTGGAGATATTGGTAGAGAACACAGGCCGCGTCAACTACGGTCCTGATATACAGTTCAACCGCAAAGGGATTACAAACCAAGTGCTATGGGGAGATGAAAAGCTGACCGGATGGTCCATTACTCCGCTACCTCTTTATAAAGAAAAGGTGTCCGAACTGAATTTCGGCGAATCGGTGCATGGAGTTCCGGCTTTCCATAAGGGAGTATTCAGCCTTCAAAAGAAAGGTGATTGTTTTGTCGATATGAGCCAATGGGGGAAAGGCGCTGTCTGGGTAAATGGAAAATCACTCGGACGTTTTTGGAACATCGGTCCGCAGCAGACTTTATACGTACCTGCGCCCTGGCTGAAAGAAGGAGAAAATGAAATCATTGTCTTCGAAATGGAAGATACCGGAAACCGTACTTTGCAAGGTTTGGACCGACCTATACTCGACAGCCTGGGAGTGGATAAGAACTACCAACAGGGACAACGACGTATCGTCCAGGGAACTCCGATTCTTGAAAAGGGAGATATTGCGCTGAAAGCTACCGTACAGGAATCCAATGACTGGCAACAATTTGAATTTCCTGTTGCCACAACATTACGTCATTTTTGCATCGAAACGCTTTCTTCTTATACCGATGACAATCAGGCTTGTATTTCAGAAGTCGAGTTATTGGATGATAAAGGACAGGCGATTGATAAGACGAAATGGGAAGTTGTCTATGTAAGTAGTGAACTGTCCGATAAAAATCTGGGAGTAGGAGAGAACTTATATGATGGCGATGTTTCCTCATTTTGGCATACAGACTGGGCTGCGGCTTCTGCCCATCCTCATCAGATTATTATTGATATGAAGGAGATATATAAAGTTTCTGCTTTACGGATGAAAGTGCGTGAAGGCTCGTTCTTGTCCGGTAAAGTAAAGGATATACAGCTATATACTCGTCCGCAATTCTTTTTGTTCCGTCAATAG